One window of the Grus americana isolate bGruAme1 chromosome 13, bGruAme1.mat, whole genome shotgun sequence genome contains the following:
- the FCSK gene encoding L-fucose kinase isoform X1, whose product MAAEWSVLLLTCQRGGCVSAFQRELEARRLRGGLGPRPPPLLLAVEDPWARLGSGGATLNALLVAAEHLSARAGCTVVTSDVLREARILILHMGRDFSFDDCGRAFTCLPVEEPGATAEALVCNLDSLLGTMTQRLCVGSPPGVWVCSTDMLLTVPSAPGIDWDGFQGVRVIAVPGSQAYARNHGVYLTDEQGLVHDIIYKGTEAQIQQCAGPDGTVPLVCGVVFFSSDAAEQLLATHVIPPLDACTYMGLDSGAPPIQLSLFFDIVLCMARGMTEDEFVKGGGDTSVKSARSVLWTALRAFPLSMACIPDASYDYMTTSASDHIRSLTLLPSSASHLRFCKTAHSHVDQPWLLEDGSSVTNCLLEGAVWLAAGSVIQHCHLQGPLEIGPGCLLSGLAAGSSPALQGCPLRDIVLQGHHVQLRDLPCCVFTLTGRLDDWQSPAKEATYLNVPWAEFFHRTGIREGDLWDAEMPQKSRCLLSARLFPVLHACEALGLEDVLWLLAPTAVAGERLARWRTAWRMSWQELLPCLDKAAELGARQALFFLQGQRKVRRVLLGRQDISLLPLARSAVHEGYHEAVLGTLDEVASTASDAGIAARALACIAEVLGCMARGEGGLRSGPAANREWASAFGRLESGDITGGVQELAVERQKWMSRPALLVRAARHYEGAEQILVRQAVMSSCQFVTVGQAELPPLGHWVQVACPARLDLSGGWSDTPPITYEHGGAVVDVAVLVDGCQPIGARVRRISEPELRLVSLGGTPQSEAVVELVCRELEHLQDYCQPHAPGALLKAAFICSQVVQFPSQKPLGAQLMESFGGGFEVHTWSKLPHGSGLGTSSILAGAVMASLYRAAGKAAGTESLIHAVLHLEQRLTTGGGWQDQVGGLVPGIKIGRSKAQLPLRVEVEKIPVPDGFTQTLNDHLLLVYTGKTRLARNLLQDVVRNWYARLPSAVQNADALVSTAEECAQALRQGNLPLIGKCLDRYWQQKKCMAPGCEPLAVGRMMDALRPYVYGQCLAGAGGGGFLYVLTKAPQQKEALHQILAKTEGLGNFSIHSIEVDTGGFSVEVLGCDAKDSAHPGEDVAM is encoded by the exons ATGGCGGCGGAGTGGAGCgtcctcctcctcacctgccAGCGCGGCGGCTGCGTCTCCGCCTTCCAGCGAG agctggaggccCGCCGGCTGAGGGGCGGCCTGGgcccgcgccccccgccgctgctcctggctgtggagGACCCCTGGGCCCGCctgggcagcggcggggccACCCTCAACGCCTTGCTGGTGGCGGCCGAACACCTCAGCGCCAGGGCGGGCTGCACG GTGGTGACCTCCGACGTCCTGAGGGAAGCCCGGATCCTCATTCTGCACATG GGCCGTGACTTCTCCTTCGATGACTGCGGCCGAGCCTTCACCTGCCTGCCTGTGGAGGAGCCCGGCGCCACAGCCGAAGCTCTGGTCTGCAACCTGGACAGCCTGCTGGGGACCATGACGCAGCGG CTCTGCGTGGGCTCCCCGCCAGGCGTGTGGGTCTGCAGCACCGACATGCTTCTCACTGTGCCCTCGGCACCAG GCATTGACTGGGACGGCTTCCAGGGCGTCAGAGTGATCGCGGTGCCTGGGAGCCAGGCGTATGCCAGGAACCATGGGGTCTACCTCACCGATGAGCAG gggctggtgcACGACATCATCTACAAAGGCACAGAGGCCCAGATCCAGCAGTGCGCCGGGCCCGACGGCACCGTCCCGCTG GTCTGCGGGGTGGTTTTCTTCTCCTCGGATGCCGCTGAGCAGCTTCTGGCCACCCACGTCATCCCTCCTCTGGACGCTTGCACCTACATGGGGCTGGACTCAGGGGCACCACCCATCCAG ctctccctctTCTTTGATATCGTGCTGTGCATGGCAAGGGGGATGACAGAGGACGAGTTTGTGAAGGGTGGCGGTGACACCAGCGTGAAGAGCGCCCGCTCCGTGCTGTGGACAGCTCTCCGTGCCTTCCCGCTTAGCATGG CCTGCATCCCTGATGCATCCTACGACTACATGACCACCTCTGCGAGCGACCACATCCGCAGCCTGAcgctcctgcccagctctgccagccacCTCCgcttctgcaaaacagcccATTCCCACGTGGAC cagccctggctcctGGAGGACGGCTCTTCGGTCACCAACTGCCTGCTGGAAGGAGCCGTGTGGCTGGCGGCCGGCAGTGTCATCCAGCATTGTCACCTCCAG GGTCCCCTGGAGATCGGTCCCGGCTGCCTCCTCTCGGGCCTCGCTGCAGGCTCCTCGCCGGCCCTGCAGGGCTGTCCCCTGCGTGACATTGTCCTGCAGGGTCACCACGTCCAGCTGCGTGACCTGCCCTGCTGCGTGTTCACTCTCACTGGCCGCCTCGATGACTGGCAG agccctgccaaAGAGGCCACCTACCTGAACGTGCCGTGGGCTGAGTTTTTTCATCGGACGGGCATACG GGAAGGGGACCTTTGGGACGCCGAGATGCCGCAGAAGAGCCGCTGCCTACTCAGCGCCCGGCTCTTCCCGGTGCTGCATGCCTGTGAGGCGCTGGGGCTGGAGGACGTACTGTGGCTGCTGGCCCCGACGGCAGTGGCCGGCGAGCGGCTGGCACGTTGGCGGACGGCCTGGCGCAtgtcctggcaggagctgctgccctgcctggacAAGGCGGCCGAGCTGGGCGCCCGCCAGGCCCTCTTCTTCCTGCAGGGTCAGCGCAAGGTGCggcgggtgctgctggggcgCCAGGACATCAGCCTCCTGCCGCTTGCCCGCAGCGCTGTCCACGAGGGCTACCACgaggctgtgctgggcacgCTGGACGAGG ttgCCTCCACAGCCAGCGACGCTGGCATCGCGGCACGGGCGCTCGCCTGCATCGCCGAGGTCCTGGGCTGCATGGCGCGAGGGGAAGGGGGCTTGCGGAGCGGGCCCGCCGCCAACAGGGAGTGGGCCTCGGCTTTTGGGCGCCTGGAGAGCGGGGACATCACCGGCGGTGTCCAGGAGCTGGCTGTCGAGCGGCAGAAGTGGATGAGCAG GCCAGCTCTGCTGGTGAGAGCGGCTCGGCATTACGAGGGGGCTGAGCAGATCCTTGTGCGGCAGGCGGTGATGTCCTCGTGCCAGTTTGTCACTGTGGGGCAGGCGGAGCTGCCACCCTTGGGGCACTGGGTGCAGGTGGCGTGTCCGGCCCGTCTGGACCTCTCCG GCGGCTGGAGCGACACCCCCCCCATCACATACGAGCACGGGGGGGCCGTGGTGGATGTGGCGGTGCTGGTGGATGGATGCCAGCCCATCGGTGCCCGGGTGCGGCGCATCAGCGAGCCGGAGCTGCGCCTCGTCAGCCTCGGCGGGACGCCACAGAGCGAGGCGGTGGTGGAGCTGGTGTGCCGGGAGCTGGAGCACTTGCAGGATTACTGCCAGCCGCACGCGCCAG gagcCTTGCTCAAGGCTGCCTTCATCTGCAGCCAGGTTGTGCAGTTCCCTTCACAGAAACCCCTGGGGGCCCAGCTGATGGAGAGCTTCGGGGGCGGGTTTGAGGTGCACACCTGGTCCAAGCTGCCCCACGGGTCTGGCCTCG gcaccagcagcatcctggcagGAGCGGTGATGGCATCGCTGTACCGGGCGGCCGGGAAGGCTGCCGGCACAGAGTCCCTCATCCACGCCGTGCTGCACCTGGAGCAGAGGCTCACGACAG gcGGTGGTTGGCAGGACCAGGTGGGTGGGCTCGTGCCCGGCATCAAAATCGGGAGGTCGAAGGCCCAGCTGCCGCTCAGGGTGGAGGTGGAGAAGATCCCAGTGCCTGACGGTTTTACCCAGACCCTCAACGATCACTTGCTGCTGGTGTACACGGGGAAGACTCGCCTGGCCCGCAACCTGCTCCAG GACGTGGTGAGGAATTGGTATGCCAGGCTGCCCTCCGCCGTGCAAAACGCTGACGCGCTGGTGAGCACCGCTGAGGAGTGTGCCCAGGCCTTGAGGCAAG GTAACCTGCCGCTCATCGGCAAGTGTCTGGACCGCTACTGGCAGCAGAAGAAATGCATGGCCCCCGGGTGCGAGCCGCTGGCCGTCGGGCGCATGATGGATGCTCTGCGGCCCTACGTCTACGGGCAGTgcttggctggggctggtggcggCGGCTTCCTTTATGTCTTAACCAAAGCCCCCCAGCAAAAAGAGGCTTTGCACCAAATTCTAGCAAAAACTGAG GGACTGGGCAATTTCAGCATCCACAGCATCGAAGTGGACACAGGCGGTTTCTCTGTGGAGGTTCTGGGATGCGATGCAAAGGACAGTGCTCACCCTGGAGAGGATGTGGCTATGTGA
- the FCSK gene encoding L-fucose kinase isoform X2, producing the protein MAAEWSVLLLTCQRGGCVSAFQRELEARRLRGGLGPRPPPLLLAVEDPWARLGSGGATLNALLVAAEHLSARAGCTVVTSDVLREARILILHMGRDFSFDDCGRAFTCLPVEEPGATAEALVCNLDSLLGTMTQRLCVGSPPGVWVCSTDMLLTVPSAPGIDWDGFQGVRVIAVPGSQAYARNHGVYLTDEQGLVHDIIYKGTEAQIQQCAGPDGTVPLVCGVVFFSSDAAEQLLATHVIPPLDACTYMGLDSGAPPIQLSLFFDIVLCMARGMTEDEFVKGGGDTSVKSARSVLWTALRAFPLSMACIPDASYDYMTTSASDHIRSLTLLPSSASHLRFCKTAHSHVDQPWLLEDGSSVTNCLLEGAVWLAAGSVIQHCHLQGPLEIGPGCLLSGLAAGSSPALQGCPLRDIVLQGHHVQLRDLPCCVFTLTGRLDDWQSPAKEATYLNVPWAEFFHRTGIREGDLWDAEMPQKSRCLLSARLFPVLHACEALGLEDVLWLLAPTAVAGERLARWRTAWRMSWQELLPCLDKAAELGARQALFFLQGQRKVRRVLLGRQDISLLPLARSAVHEGYHEAVLGTLDEVASTASDAGIAARALACIAEVLGCMARGEGGLRSGPAANREWASAFGRLESGDITGGVQELAVERQKWMSRPALLVRAARHYEGAEQILVRQAVMSSCQFVTVGQAELPPLGHWVQVACPARLDLSGGWSDTPPITYEHGGAVVDVAVLVDGCQPIGARVRRISEPELRLVSLGGTPQSEAVVELVCRELEHLQDYCQPHAPGALLKAAFICSQVVQFPSQKPLGAQLMESFGGGFEVHTWSKLPHGSGLGTSSILAGAVMASLYRAAGKAAGTESLIHAVLHLEQRLTTGGGWQDQVGGLVPGIKIGRSKAQLPLRVEVEKIPVPDGFTQTLNDHLLLVYTGKTRLARNLLQDVVRNWYARLPSAVQNADALVTCRSSASVWTATGSRRNAWPPGASRWPSGA; encoded by the exons ATGGCGGCGGAGTGGAGCgtcctcctcctcacctgccAGCGCGGCGGCTGCGTCTCCGCCTTCCAGCGAG agctggaggccCGCCGGCTGAGGGGCGGCCTGGgcccgcgccccccgccgctgctcctggctgtggagGACCCCTGGGCCCGCctgggcagcggcggggccACCCTCAACGCCTTGCTGGTGGCGGCCGAACACCTCAGCGCCAGGGCGGGCTGCACG GTGGTGACCTCCGACGTCCTGAGGGAAGCCCGGATCCTCATTCTGCACATG GGCCGTGACTTCTCCTTCGATGACTGCGGCCGAGCCTTCACCTGCCTGCCTGTGGAGGAGCCCGGCGCCACAGCCGAAGCTCTGGTCTGCAACCTGGACAGCCTGCTGGGGACCATGACGCAGCGG CTCTGCGTGGGCTCCCCGCCAGGCGTGTGGGTCTGCAGCACCGACATGCTTCTCACTGTGCCCTCGGCACCAG GCATTGACTGGGACGGCTTCCAGGGCGTCAGAGTGATCGCGGTGCCTGGGAGCCAGGCGTATGCCAGGAACCATGGGGTCTACCTCACCGATGAGCAG gggctggtgcACGACATCATCTACAAAGGCACAGAGGCCCAGATCCAGCAGTGCGCCGGGCCCGACGGCACCGTCCCGCTG GTCTGCGGGGTGGTTTTCTTCTCCTCGGATGCCGCTGAGCAGCTTCTGGCCACCCACGTCATCCCTCCTCTGGACGCTTGCACCTACATGGGGCTGGACTCAGGGGCACCACCCATCCAG ctctccctctTCTTTGATATCGTGCTGTGCATGGCAAGGGGGATGACAGAGGACGAGTTTGTGAAGGGTGGCGGTGACACCAGCGTGAAGAGCGCCCGCTCCGTGCTGTGGACAGCTCTCCGTGCCTTCCCGCTTAGCATGG CCTGCATCCCTGATGCATCCTACGACTACATGACCACCTCTGCGAGCGACCACATCCGCAGCCTGAcgctcctgcccagctctgccagccacCTCCgcttctgcaaaacagcccATTCCCACGTGGAC cagccctggctcctGGAGGACGGCTCTTCGGTCACCAACTGCCTGCTGGAAGGAGCCGTGTGGCTGGCGGCCGGCAGTGTCATCCAGCATTGTCACCTCCAG GGTCCCCTGGAGATCGGTCCCGGCTGCCTCCTCTCGGGCCTCGCTGCAGGCTCCTCGCCGGCCCTGCAGGGCTGTCCCCTGCGTGACATTGTCCTGCAGGGTCACCACGTCCAGCTGCGTGACCTGCCCTGCTGCGTGTTCACTCTCACTGGCCGCCTCGATGACTGGCAG agccctgccaaAGAGGCCACCTACCTGAACGTGCCGTGGGCTGAGTTTTTTCATCGGACGGGCATACG GGAAGGGGACCTTTGGGACGCCGAGATGCCGCAGAAGAGCCGCTGCCTACTCAGCGCCCGGCTCTTCCCGGTGCTGCATGCCTGTGAGGCGCTGGGGCTGGAGGACGTACTGTGGCTGCTGGCCCCGACGGCAGTGGCCGGCGAGCGGCTGGCACGTTGGCGGACGGCCTGGCGCAtgtcctggcaggagctgctgccctgcctggacAAGGCGGCCGAGCTGGGCGCCCGCCAGGCCCTCTTCTTCCTGCAGGGTCAGCGCAAGGTGCggcgggtgctgctggggcgCCAGGACATCAGCCTCCTGCCGCTTGCCCGCAGCGCTGTCCACGAGGGCTACCACgaggctgtgctgggcacgCTGGACGAGG ttgCCTCCACAGCCAGCGACGCTGGCATCGCGGCACGGGCGCTCGCCTGCATCGCCGAGGTCCTGGGCTGCATGGCGCGAGGGGAAGGGGGCTTGCGGAGCGGGCCCGCCGCCAACAGGGAGTGGGCCTCGGCTTTTGGGCGCCTGGAGAGCGGGGACATCACCGGCGGTGTCCAGGAGCTGGCTGTCGAGCGGCAGAAGTGGATGAGCAG GCCAGCTCTGCTGGTGAGAGCGGCTCGGCATTACGAGGGGGCTGAGCAGATCCTTGTGCGGCAGGCGGTGATGTCCTCGTGCCAGTTTGTCACTGTGGGGCAGGCGGAGCTGCCACCCTTGGGGCACTGGGTGCAGGTGGCGTGTCCGGCCCGTCTGGACCTCTCCG GCGGCTGGAGCGACACCCCCCCCATCACATACGAGCACGGGGGGGCCGTGGTGGATGTGGCGGTGCTGGTGGATGGATGCCAGCCCATCGGTGCCCGGGTGCGGCGCATCAGCGAGCCGGAGCTGCGCCTCGTCAGCCTCGGCGGGACGCCACAGAGCGAGGCGGTGGTGGAGCTGGTGTGCCGGGAGCTGGAGCACTTGCAGGATTACTGCCAGCCGCACGCGCCAG gagcCTTGCTCAAGGCTGCCTTCATCTGCAGCCAGGTTGTGCAGTTCCCTTCACAGAAACCCCTGGGGGCCCAGCTGATGGAGAGCTTCGGGGGCGGGTTTGAGGTGCACACCTGGTCCAAGCTGCCCCACGGGTCTGGCCTCG gcaccagcagcatcctggcagGAGCGGTGATGGCATCGCTGTACCGGGCGGCCGGGAAGGCTGCCGGCACAGAGTCCCTCATCCACGCCGTGCTGCACCTGGAGCAGAGGCTCACGACAG gcGGTGGTTGGCAGGACCAGGTGGGTGGGCTCGTGCCCGGCATCAAAATCGGGAGGTCGAAGGCCCAGCTGCCGCTCAGGGTGGAGGTGGAGAAGATCCCAGTGCCTGACGGTTTTACCCAGACCCTCAACGATCACTTGCTGCTGGTGTACACGGGGAAGACTCGCCTGGCCCGCAACCTGCTCCAG GACGTGGTGAGGAATTGGTATGCCAGGCTGCCCTCCGCCGTGCAAAACGCTGACGCGCTG GTAACCTGCCGCTCATCGGCAAGTGTCTGGACCGCTACTGGCAGCAGAAGAAATGCATGGCCCCCGGGTGCGAGCCGCTGGCCGTCGGGCGCATGA
- the FCSK gene encoding L-fucose kinase isoform X4 — MGRDFSFDDCGRAFTCLPVEEPGATAEALVCNLDSLLGTMTQRLCVGSPPGVWVCSTDMLLTVPSAPGIDWDGFQGVRVIAVPGSQAYARNHGVYLTDEQGLVHDIIYKGTEAQIQQCAGPDGTVPLVCGVVFFSSDAAEQLLATHVIPPLDACTYMGLDSGAPPIQLSLFFDIVLCMARGMTEDEFVKGGGDTSVKSARSVLWTALRAFPLSMACIPDASYDYMTTSASDHIRSLTLLPSSASHLRFCKTAHSHVDQPWLLEDGSSVTNCLLEGAVWLAAGSVIQHCHLQGPLEIGPGCLLSGLAAGSSPALQGCPLRDIVLQGHHVQLRDLPCCVFTLTGRLDDWQSPAKEATYLNVPWAEFFHRTGIREGDLWDAEMPQKSRCLLSARLFPVLHACEALGLEDVLWLLAPTAVAGERLARWRTAWRMSWQELLPCLDKAAELGARQALFFLQGQRKVRRVLLGRQDISLLPLARSAVHEGYHEAVLGTLDEVASTASDAGIAARALACIAEVLGCMARGEGGLRSGPAANREWASAFGRLESGDITGGVQELAVERQKWMSRPALLVRAARHYEGAEQILVRQAVMSSCQFVTVGQAELPPLGHWVQVACPARLDLSGGWSDTPPITYEHGGAVVDVAVLVDGCQPIGARVRRISEPELRLVSLGGTPQSEAVVELVCRELEHLQDYCQPHAPGALLKAAFICSQVVQFPSQKPLGAQLMESFGGGFEVHTWSKLPHGSGLGTSSILAGAVMASLYRAAGKAAGTESLIHAVLHLEQRLTTGGGWQDQVGGLVPGIKIGRSKAQLPLRVEVEKIPVPDGFTQTLNDHLLLVYTGKTRLARNLLQDVVRNWYARLPSAVQNADALVSTAEECAQALRQGNLPLIGKCLDRYWQQKKCMAPGCEPLAVGRMMDALRPYVYGQCLAGAGGGGFLYVLTKAPQQKEALHQILAKTEGLGNFSIHSIEVDTGGFSVEVLGCDAKDSAHPGEDVAM; from the exons ATG GGCCGTGACTTCTCCTTCGATGACTGCGGCCGAGCCTTCACCTGCCTGCCTGTGGAGGAGCCCGGCGCCACAGCCGAAGCTCTGGTCTGCAACCTGGACAGCCTGCTGGGGACCATGACGCAGCGG CTCTGCGTGGGCTCCCCGCCAGGCGTGTGGGTCTGCAGCACCGACATGCTTCTCACTGTGCCCTCGGCACCAG GCATTGACTGGGACGGCTTCCAGGGCGTCAGAGTGATCGCGGTGCCTGGGAGCCAGGCGTATGCCAGGAACCATGGGGTCTACCTCACCGATGAGCAG gggctggtgcACGACATCATCTACAAAGGCACAGAGGCCCAGATCCAGCAGTGCGCCGGGCCCGACGGCACCGTCCCGCTG GTCTGCGGGGTGGTTTTCTTCTCCTCGGATGCCGCTGAGCAGCTTCTGGCCACCCACGTCATCCCTCCTCTGGACGCTTGCACCTACATGGGGCTGGACTCAGGGGCACCACCCATCCAG ctctccctctTCTTTGATATCGTGCTGTGCATGGCAAGGGGGATGACAGAGGACGAGTTTGTGAAGGGTGGCGGTGACACCAGCGTGAAGAGCGCCCGCTCCGTGCTGTGGACAGCTCTCCGTGCCTTCCCGCTTAGCATGG CCTGCATCCCTGATGCATCCTACGACTACATGACCACCTCTGCGAGCGACCACATCCGCAGCCTGAcgctcctgcccagctctgccagccacCTCCgcttctgcaaaacagcccATTCCCACGTGGAC cagccctggctcctGGAGGACGGCTCTTCGGTCACCAACTGCCTGCTGGAAGGAGCCGTGTGGCTGGCGGCCGGCAGTGTCATCCAGCATTGTCACCTCCAG GGTCCCCTGGAGATCGGTCCCGGCTGCCTCCTCTCGGGCCTCGCTGCAGGCTCCTCGCCGGCCCTGCAGGGCTGTCCCCTGCGTGACATTGTCCTGCAGGGTCACCACGTCCAGCTGCGTGACCTGCCCTGCTGCGTGTTCACTCTCACTGGCCGCCTCGATGACTGGCAG agccctgccaaAGAGGCCACCTACCTGAACGTGCCGTGGGCTGAGTTTTTTCATCGGACGGGCATACG GGAAGGGGACCTTTGGGACGCCGAGATGCCGCAGAAGAGCCGCTGCCTACTCAGCGCCCGGCTCTTCCCGGTGCTGCATGCCTGTGAGGCGCTGGGGCTGGAGGACGTACTGTGGCTGCTGGCCCCGACGGCAGTGGCCGGCGAGCGGCTGGCACGTTGGCGGACGGCCTGGCGCAtgtcctggcaggagctgctgccctgcctggacAAGGCGGCCGAGCTGGGCGCCCGCCAGGCCCTCTTCTTCCTGCAGGGTCAGCGCAAGGTGCggcgggtgctgctggggcgCCAGGACATCAGCCTCCTGCCGCTTGCCCGCAGCGCTGTCCACGAGGGCTACCACgaggctgtgctgggcacgCTGGACGAGG ttgCCTCCACAGCCAGCGACGCTGGCATCGCGGCACGGGCGCTCGCCTGCATCGCCGAGGTCCTGGGCTGCATGGCGCGAGGGGAAGGGGGCTTGCGGAGCGGGCCCGCCGCCAACAGGGAGTGGGCCTCGGCTTTTGGGCGCCTGGAGAGCGGGGACATCACCGGCGGTGTCCAGGAGCTGGCTGTCGAGCGGCAGAAGTGGATGAGCAG GCCAGCTCTGCTGGTGAGAGCGGCTCGGCATTACGAGGGGGCTGAGCAGATCCTTGTGCGGCAGGCGGTGATGTCCTCGTGCCAGTTTGTCACTGTGGGGCAGGCGGAGCTGCCACCCTTGGGGCACTGGGTGCAGGTGGCGTGTCCGGCCCGTCTGGACCTCTCCG GCGGCTGGAGCGACACCCCCCCCATCACATACGAGCACGGGGGGGCCGTGGTGGATGTGGCGGTGCTGGTGGATGGATGCCAGCCCATCGGTGCCCGGGTGCGGCGCATCAGCGAGCCGGAGCTGCGCCTCGTCAGCCTCGGCGGGACGCCACAGAGCGAGGCGGTGGTGGAGCTGGTGTGCCGGGAGCTGGAGCACTTGCAGGATTACTGCCAGCCGCACGCGCCAG gagcCTTGCTCAAGGCTGCCTTCATCTGCAGCCAGGTTGTGCAGTTCCCTTCACAGAAACCCCTGGGGGCCCAGCTGATGGAGAGCTTCGGGGGCGGGTTTGAGGTGCACACCTGGTCCAAGCTGCCCCACGGGTCTGGCCTCG gcaccagcagcatcctggcagGAGCGGTGATGGCATCGCTGTACCGGGCGGCCGGGAAGGCTGCCGGCACAGAGTCCCTCATCCACGCCGTGCTGCACCTGGAGCAGAGGCTCACGACAG gcGGTGGTTGGCAGGACCAGGTGGGTGGGCTCGTGCCCGGCATCAAAATCGGGAGGTCGAAGGCCCAGCTGCCGCTCAGGGTGGAGGTGGAGAAGATCCCAGTGCCTGACGGTTTTACCCAGACCCTCAACGATCACTTGCTGCTGGTGTACACGGGGAAGACTCGCCTGGCCCGCAACCTGCTCCAG GACGTGGTGAGGAATTGGTATGCCAGGCTGCCCTCCGCCGTGCAAAACGCTGACGCGCTGGTGAGCACCGCTGAGGAGTGTGCCCAGGCCTTGAGGCAAG GTAACCTGCCGCTCATCGGCAAGTGTCTGGACCGCTACTGGCAGCAGAAGAAATGCATGGCCCCCGGGTGCGAGCCGCTGGCCGTCGGGCGCATGATGGATGCTCTGCGGCCCTACGTCTACGGGCAGTgcttggctggggctggtggcggCGGCTTCCTTTATGTCTTAACCAAAGCCCCCCAGCAAAAAGAGGCTTTGCACCAAATTCTAGCAAAAACTGAG GGACTGGGCAATTTCAGCATCCACAGCATCGAAGTGGACACAGGCGGTTTCTCTGTGGAGGTTCTGGGATGCGATGCAAAGGACAGTGCTCACCCTGGAGAGGATGTGGCTATGTGA